The uncultured Campylobacter sp. sequence GTAAATTTCGCTGCTTTCGTGGTTAAAAAGATCATTTATAAACTCGTCGATGTTTGGATTTATGATCTCTTTAAAAAGCTGCTCCTCAAGCTCGCCGTATAGCTCCAGCTCGCCCTCGCGCGCTATAAATTCGCTCATTAGCGCAAACACGAAGCCCACGTTATCTTCGTTTTCTTTAAATTTAGCCTCATCGCGCCTAATGTCTGTGCGGGCTAAAATTTTACGCACTTTAGCGCAGGCATGCCCGACCTCGTAGCCCTCGTCGTAGTAGGACAGCGAGTTTCTAAGCGGACTTGGCAGAGCGTGGAAAATTTCATCGAATTCATCCACTAAATTTTGTGGATTTTTTTCGTCGAATTTTGCCTGTATGCGCATTATCGCGGCGGCCGATTCTTCGTTTAGAGCGTGCGCCGAGGCAAGGCCTAGCATCGCATTTACGCCGCTAAATCTATCATCGCCTTGGCTAAAAACGAAAAAACGCGAAAATAGCGAGTAATAAAGCCCGCGTCCCGCCGCAAATTCGCCCTTGCTAGTCATAGCCTTCCTTTATCATTTTTATCTACTTTTTGAGATTTTTCTCGATTGTGAAACTATACTACTTTTTGGCTTATTTCTTATACTTAAAAAAAATTAAATCAAAAAAATTAATATACGCTTAAATATGCCTTAATTGCATATTACTCGCAGCGAAATTTAGGGGATAAAAGAAATATGAAATTTACGCACATATCTCGTATTTAAGCTTCATTTTGATATTTACTTTTAACTTGGCTATTTTAACGGGTGCTAAACGAGCCTAAATTTAAAACCTGGAGCGAAATTTGCAAAATTTTAGGCTCATTCAAGCCCCAAAAACGCTCCCTCGTCAAATTTAAAATAAATTCTCTCGCCGACGTTAAAATTTTGCGAATTAGGCGCCAGGGTTTTTATCAAAAAGTCGCCTATTTTGATTTTTACCAAAAGATCTTTGCCAAGATAGAGCGAAACCGAGTGTAAGATGCCGCCTAAGTAGCCTTTTATCGGCGTTTTGCTTAGCGTTATTTTGCTTGGATTTACGGCGATCTTTACGGCGTTACGTAAATTTTGCGGCAAATTTACGCTCGCGTTTTCGTCAAATTTTAAAACCCCGCCATGCGCGTCAAATATGTTTTTGTACTCAAATTCACACACGCAACCTTTGTGCAAAAAGACGTTTTCTTCGGCGACCGCGCTTAGCCATTTGTCGTCGTGGCTAGCGATCACAAAGCCGCAGCCGTATCTTTGCCGCATATAAAGCACCGCCTTGCCAAAAAGCTTTGAAGTGCCCACATCCACGCTATTTGTCGGCTCGTCGAGTAGATAAAGCCGCGATCTAAGCGCCAAATTTAATGCAAAGCTAATGCGCTGCGTCTGCCCCGAGCTAAGCTCAAAGTGGCGCTTGTTTAAAAAGCTCTCGTCAAGCCCGACCAAATTTAACGCCTCGCTCGCCCTTTGCTCAAATTCCGCCAGCACTCCGCGGCTTTTTAAAACGGCTCTAAAATTTTCCCTCACGGAGCGTTTTAAAAGCGCGGGCTCTGGCAACAAAACGCTAATGTCGCGCAGTAAATTTAGGCTCGGCGCGCTGCTTCCCCACAGCCGCACTTCGCCGCTAGTGGGCTTTTGTAAAAACGACATCACTCGCATCAGCGTGCTTTTGCCGCTGCCGTTGCTGCCCGTTAGCGCGGTGATTTTACTAACGTCGATATCAAGGCGCGGGATGTTTAAAATCTCGCTCGCGCCGTAGTTTAGGCGTAAATTTCTAACGTTTATCACTGCGCGCCTTTCTCGTTAAATTTGCGCAAAGGCTCAAATTTGACGCGCCTAGCCAGCTTTTTGCGAGCGTAAAATTTCTAAATTTATCAAATTTCATTTATCCAGCCTTTTTAGCGCGTGTATCGTCAAATTTACGGCAAATGCGATAAAGATAAGCACCAAAGCCAGCGCTATACCCATCGCAAACTCGCCCTTATTCGTCTCCAGCGACACCGCAGTCGTGATCGTGCGGGTGAAGTATTTGATATTTCCGCCGATCATCATCGCCACGCCGACCTCGGCCACGATACGCCCGTACGCCGTCGCTACGACCACCATCAAAGCGTATCTTAGCTCGTAAAGCACGCAGGCAACGAGCCTAGGCGCGCTCAGGCGTAAATTTAGTATGGTTAGGTAGTGCTTTTTGTCCATATTTTCCACGACGCTAGCGCTTAGCGAGATGATGATAGGCAGAGCCAGCACGAACTGGCCGAGCATAACGGCCTTTAGCGTAAAAAGCAGTCCAAACTCGCCAAACGGGCCGTTTCGCGTGATAAACGCGTATAAAATAAGCCCGATCGCAACTGTAGGCATCGCAAGCGCCGTATCGCTAAGCAATCGTAATACTCGCCGTCCGCGAAAATCGTAAAATCCCAGCGTAAATCCAAGCGGAAAGCCGACTAAAATCGCAAAAAATATCGAAACGCTCGAAGTGTAAAGCGTCGCCCTGATCGCCGAATACGTCTCCTCGTCGCCGCTAAAAAGCAGCCTAAAGGCCTCCAAAAATCCGTTTAGTAGAAAATCCAAATATTCTTTCCTTGCATATTTCTTAAGCGTTAATTTAATGTGCTATAATAGCATACTTTTTAAAAAAGGAGAAAAATGAAAAAAGTAATATTAGGCTCGCTAATCGCGAGCGTTTTGGCGTTTGCGGGCGATAGCGAACTCATCATGGCAACCACAACCAGCACCGATAACACGGGGCTACTAGACGCGATCTACCCTGCGTATAAGGCAAAAACAGGCGTCGATATCAAATGGACTGCCGTAGGCACGGGAGCAGCTTTAAAACTAGGCGAAAACTGCGATGCGGACATACTTTTCGTGCATTCGCCAAAAGTTGAGAAAGAATTCGTAGAAAAGGGCTTTGGCGTCGAGAGAAAAGCCGTAATGTACAATGACTTCGTCGTCATCGCCGATAAATCTATCGCAGATAAATTTAAAGGCAAAGATATCAAAGAGAGCTTTGAGCTGATCAAAAAAGAGAATATCAAATTTTTCTCTCGCGGCGATAAATCTGGCACCGACAACAAAGAAAAAGGTATCTGGAAAAAAATCAACGGCGAAGTGCCTGAAAAAGACGGCTGGTACATGCAAACAGGCCAAGGCATGCTAGCTACCATCAACGCGGCAGCCGAGCAAAAGGGCGTGACGTTCACAGACCGCGGCACCTACATCAAGTACGAGGACACCAAAAAAGGCGCGCCTGAGATGGTCATCATCAACGAAGGCGACAACGACCTAAAGAACTTCTACTCGCTAATCGCGGTAAATCCGAAGCACTGCGCTAAGGCCGACATCGAAAACGCAAATAAATTTATCGAGTGGGCGACGAGCGAAGAGGGTCAGAAATTTATCGGCGACTTTAAGCTGCTAGGTAAGCCACTTTTCACGCCTGACGCAAATACACGCAAAAACTAATTTTATTTACGCGCAAATTTGAGTCGAATTTATGACTTAAATTTGCGTGATTCGGGCGCACTTTGCGCCCTTTTTCTCTCTTAAATTTTACTCTTTTTATTTTTTAAATTTAATCAAAT is a genomic window containing:
- a CDS encoding molecular chaperone TorD family protein — translated: MTSKGEFAAGRGLYYSLFSRFFVFSQGDDRFSGVNAMLGLASAHALNEESAAAIMRIQAKFDEKNPQNLVDEFDEIFHALPSPLRNSLSYYDEGYEVGHACAKVRKILARTDIRRDEAKFKENEDNVGFVFALMSEFIAREGELELYGELEEQLFKEIINPNIDEFINDLFNHESSEIYKDVAVLLQEFIEFERVVLSAPRPINQGENKKTLDGVSRSEAIRRQKNRVRKLKAMEEENAKK
- the tupC gene encoding tungstate ABC transporter ATP-binding protein TupC, whose translation is MINVRNLRLNYGASEILNIPRLDIDVSKITALTGSNGSGKSTLMRVMSFLQKPTSGEVRLWGSSAPSLNLLRDISVLLPEPALLKRSVRENFRAVLKSRGVLAEFEQRASEALNLVGLDESFLNKRHFELSSGQTQRISFALNLALRSRLYLLDEPTNSVDVGTSKLFGKAVLYMRQRYGCGFVIASHDDKWLSAVAEENVFLHKGCVCEFEYKNIFDAHGGVLKFDENASVNLPQNLRNAVKIAVNPSKITLSKTPIKGYLGGILHSVSLYLGKDLLVKIKIGDFLIKTLAPNSQNFNVGERIYFKFDEGAFLGLE
- the tupB gene encoding tungstate ABC transporter permease TupB — translated: MDFLLNGFLEAFRLLFSGDEETYSAIRATLYTSSVSIFFAILVGFPLGFTLGFYDFRGRRVLRLLSDTALAMPTVAIGLILYAFITRNGPFGEFGLLFTLKAVMLGQFVLALPIIISLSASVVENMDKKHYLTILNLRLSAPRLVACVLYELRYALMVVVATAYGRIVAEVGVAMMIGGNIKYFTRTITTAVSLETNKGEFAMGIALALVLIFIAFAVNLTIHALKRLDK
- the tupA gene encoding tungstate ABC transporter substrate-binding protein TupA; amino-acid sequence: MKKVILGSLIASVLAFAGDSELIMATTTSTDNTGLLDAIYPAYKAKTGVDIKWTAVGTGAALKLGENCDADILFVHSPKVEKEFVEKGFGVERKAVMYNDFVVIADKSIADKFKGKDIKESFELIKKENIKFFSRGDKSGTDNKEKGIWKKINGEVPEKDGWYMQTGQGMLATINAAAEQKGVTFTDRGTYIKYEDTKKGAPEMVIINEGDNDLKNFYSLIAVNPKHCAKADIENANKFIEWATSEEGQKFIGDFKLLGKPLFTPDANTRKN